A single region of the Vicia villosa cultivar HV-30 ecotype Madison, WI linkage group LG4, Vvil1.0, whole genome shotgun sequence genome encodes:
- the LOC131597877 gene encoding uncharacterized protein LOC131597877 has product MSQSSPSKKSSPSSETASGSRAPNVVSDQDVMLDVVPLNSVPATDPVRSLPRKMHARKSTGGSVPETFSVQGREGSAYVHNAIAGIVTRILNEGHKVDGISVPLAQIPTSENSKDDQDGQDDASKDQGDVETSADNNDEKTPGAKDVETSEATNVETSGTKDAEILEPEKAEEVPVAPSKETLNEGPIVHDVVNLDDLDDSIDIADDELISSISHRVKTRKGKQACDQDFSEPQVTPQKKVTIKKVKKVLAEPSTTGSKVAVKKRKERSVSVPEDDVLSDVPDIPSKKKIAVTKSSTKVRDVPLDNIYLHYASNAIQWKSVYQRRLALERELANDALECQEVMKLIKSAVTDNEVCKVITGGKVKKWPIKSKLSASSLNVRYALLHKIGAANWVPTNHTSTIAVGLGRFIYAVGTKTKFDYGTYIFDQTMRHVGTSTTKLPIAFPSLICGIILKQHPGILKSKDSVCKRESALSFHYKLLQRSDDMTSAGTSQPSKSVNKALLIAELKETCQELDNRKLKLEKLIQSLEQSTDDDLDGERDGDNMDEDKGVEEEAEDAEAEGAESGSSDAAEETSSSSDDNPGGSSDEDSDGSDD; this is encoded by the exons ATGTCTCAGAGTTCTCCCTCAAAGAAATCTTCTCCTTcctctgaaacagcatcaggttCTAGGGCACCCAATGTTGTGAGTGATCAAGATGTTATGTTGgatgttgtgccattgaactcTGTTCCTGCTACCGATCCTGTTCGTAGTctaccaagaaagatgcatgcaagaaaatcaactggtGGATCTGTTCCTGAAACCTTCTCTGTTCAAGGTAGAGAGGGTTCTGCTTATGTTCACAATGCGATCGCAGGTATTGTcacaagaatcttgaatgaagggcacaaGGTTGATGGAATATCTGTTCCTCTAGCCCAGATTCCTACCTCTGAGAACAGCAAAGATGATCAAGATGGTCAAGATGATGCTAGCAAAGATCAGggtgatgttgagacatctgctgATAACAATGATGAGAAGACCCCAGGTGccaaagatgttgagacatctgaagctaccaatgttgaaacATCTGGTACTAAAGATGCTGAGATTCTTGAACCTGAGAAAGCTGaagaggttcctgttgctccttctaAAGAAACCCTTAATGAAGGCCCTATTGTGCATGATGTGGTGAATCTGGATGATCTCGATGATTCTATTGACATTGCTGATGATGAGCTCATCTCTAGCATCTCTCATAGAGTCAAGACTCGTAAGGGCAAACAGGCTTGTGATCAAGATTTCTCCGAACCTCAGGTTACTCCTCAAAAGAAGGTCACTATAAAGAAGGTCAAGAAGGTCCTTGCTGAACCTTCAACCACTGGGAGCAAGGTTgctgtgaagaagaggaaggaaagaagtgTTTCTGTCCCTGAAGACGATGTcttaagtgatgtccctgacatcccatcaaagaagaagattgctgtcaCAAAATCCTCCACAAAGGTTCGTGATGTTCCTTTGGACAACATTTACTTGCACTATGCTTCAAATGCTATCCAGTGGAAGTCTGtttatcaaagaaggctggctcTAGAAAGAGAATTAGCTAATGATGCTCTGGAATGTCAAGAGGTCATGAAGCTCATCAAGTCTGCAG tgactGATAATGAGGTGTGCAAGGTAATCACTGGTGGTAAGGTTAAGAAGTGGCCCATAAAGAGCAAACTGTCTGCTAGTTCTCTTAATGTCAGGTATGCATTGCTGCACAAAATTGGTGCTGCTAACTGGGTGCCTACCAATCACACttctaccattgctgttggccTAGGAAGATTCATATATGCTGTGGGAACCAAGACAAAATTTGACTATGGGACTTACATATTTGATCAAACTATGAGGCATGTTGGAACCTCTACTACCAAGCTTCCCATTGCTTTCCCATCTCTGATATGTGGGATAATCCTCAAGCAACACCCTGGAATTCTGAAAAGTAAAGATTCTGTATGTAAGAGGGAGAGTGCTTTGtcttttcactacaagctgctgCAGAGGTCTGATGACAtgacatctgctgggacatcacaACCCAGCAAGTCTGTGAACAAAGCCCTTCTTATTGCTGAGCTGAAAGAGACTTGTCAAGAGTTGGACAACAGGAAGCTGAAACTTGAAAAGCTCATCcaaagtcttgagcagtctaCAGATGATGACCTTGATGGTGAGAGGGATGGTGACAATATGGATGAAGACAAAGGTGTTGAGGAAGAGGCTGAGGATGCTGAGGCTGAGGGTGCTGAAAGTGGGAGTAGTGATGCTGCTGAAGAGACTAGTAGCTCAAGTGATGACAATCCTGGTGGCTCTAGTGATGAAGACAGTGATGGGTCTGATGATTAG